The following coding sequences lie in one Spirosoma sp. KUDC1026 genomic window:
- a CDS encoding glutathione peroxidase, producing the protein MESEFYQLSARTPQGAELPMADFEGKAVLIVNTATKCGLAPQFEGLEALHQKYKDRGLVVLGFPCDQFRDQEPETNETMEQVCKINHGVTFTLTQKCDVNGPNTQPVFKYLKNELGGFLNDAIKWNFTKFLIDRSGKPYKRYAPITKPEAIEKDIQKLL; encoded by the coding sequence ATGGAAAGCGAATTTTATCAATTGTCAGCCCGGACGCCCCAGGGAGCTGAACTGCCCATGGCTGATTTCGAAGGAAAGGCGGTGCTGATTGTCAACACGGCTACGAAATGCGGGTTGGCCCCGCAGTTTGAAGGACTGGAGGCTCTACACCAGAAGTATAAAGACCGGGGGCTGGTGGTACTTGGCTTCCCCTGCGATCAGTTTCGGGATCAGGAGCCGGAAACTAACGAGACGATGGAGCAGGTCTGTAAGATCAACCACGGTGTTACGTTCACGCTAACCCAGAAATGCGACGTGAACGGCCCCAACACGCAACCCGTTTTTAAATACCTGAAAAACGAGTTAGGCGGTTTCCTGAATGATGCGATCAAATGGAATTTTACCAAATTTCTGATCGACCGAAGCGGGAAGCCTTACAAGCGATACGCGCCTATTACCAAACCCGAAGCAATCGAGAAAGATATCCAGAAGCTGCTTTAA
- the pfkA gene encoding 6-phosphofructokinase, translating into MKRIAVFTSGGDAPGMNACIRAVVRGAVYHGIEVFGIRRGYSGMINGDIFQMSSHSVSNIVQRGGTILKSARSKEFMTPEGRAKAHEQLQRFGIEGLIAIGGNGTFTGATLFYDEYGIPTVGAPGTIDNDLYGTDHTIGFDTAVNTALEAIDKIRDTADSHDRVFFIEVMGRDSGYIAIQSGIAGGAELVMVPEVLTPLSEVVETLKAGWSRQKSSSIIVIAEGEEAGNGTVIAEKIREEVGKGVDMRVTTLGHIQRGGIPTAYDRILASRLGLGALEGLMAGEKNVMAGVVNNELVYTPFKDTIRLPKPISEDLLRMVKILSV; encoded by the coding sequence ATGAAACGAATAGCTGTTTTCACCTCGGGTGGCGATGCTCCAGGTATGAACGCTTGTATCCGAGCCGTTGTTCGGGGAGCGGTCTACCACGGTATCGAAGTATTTGGTATCCGCCGGGGGTACAGCGGGATGATAAACGGCGATATTTTTCAGATGTCTTCCCATTCCGTCAGTAATATTGTTCAGCGGGGAGGAACCATCCTGAAGTCGGCCCGTAGTAAAGAATTCATGACGCCGGAAGGCCGCGCCAAAGCCCACGAGCAACTGCAGCGTTTTGGTATCGAAGGACTTATTGCCATTGGTGGTAACGGTACGTTTACTGGCGCTACGCTTTTCTATGATGAATACGGTATTCCAACCGTAGGCGCACCGGGTACCATCGACAATGACCTTTACGGTACCGACCATACCATTGGTTTCGATACGGCCGTTAACACCGCTCTGGAAGCTATCGACAAAATCCGGGATACGGCTGATTCCCACGACCGGGTTTTCTTTATCGAAGTCATGGGCCGTGATTCAGGATACATTGCTATTCAGTCGGGCATTGCGGGCGGTGCCGAGCTGGTTATGGTACCAGAAGTGCTGACACCCCTGTCGGAGGTCGTCGAAACGCTGAAAGCAGGCTGGAGCCGTCAGAAATCATCGTCCATCATCGTCATCGCCGAAGGCGAAGAAGCCGGTAACGGTACGGTGATTGCCGAAAAAATCCGTGAAGAAGTGGGGAAGGGCGTCGACATGCGGGTCACTACCCTGGGGCACATCCAACGGGGTGGTATTCCAACCGCCTACGACCGGATTCTAGCCAGTCGCCTTGGCCTTGGCGCCCTGGAAGGTCTGATGGCCGGGGAAAAGAACGTAATGGCGGGGGTTGTTAACAATGAACTGGTTTACACACCCTTTAAAGATACGATTCGTCTGCCGAAGCCGATCAGCGAGGATCTGCTACGTATGGTGAAAATTCTGAGCGTGTAA
- a CDS encoding DUF3276 family protein yields MDEKDQAKIFSKRVRAGKRTYFFDVKSTRANDYYLTITESRRHPQGEGFVYEKHKMFLYKEDFGKFIAALQETVDHVKQELMPHVDFSQFDQRERDELDDFASELKWE; encoded by the coding sequence GTGGACGAAAAAGATCAGGCAAAAATCTTCTCAAAACGAGTTCGGGCAGGCAAACGGACTTACTTCTTCGATGTCAAGTCTACACGGGCTAATGATTATTACCTGACCATTACCGAAAGTCGGCGACATCCTCAGGGCGAGGGGTTTGTATACGAAAAACACAAAATGTTTCTCTACAAGGAGGATTTTGGCAAGTTCATCGCGGCTCTGCAGGAAACGGTCGACCATGTCAAGCAGGAACTCATGCCGCATGTCGATTTCTCCCAGTTCGATCAACGCGAGCGCGATGAGCTCGATGACTTCGCCAGCGAATTGAAATGGGAGTAA
- the ychF gene encoding redox-regulated ATPase YchF: MGLQCGIVGLPNVGKSTLFNAISSGKAEAANYPFCTIEPNVGVVTVPDERLDALEGLVKPQRVVPTIIEFVDIAGLVKGASQGAGLGNKFLANIREVDAIVHVIRCFEDDNIVHVEGKVNPIADKEIIDAELQLKDLESVDKKIQRIDKAARVGDAKAKAELEILKRYKTTLESGKSARTVQASPEEQEAAIGDIALLTVKPVIYVANVDEGSLPNGNAYSDALREALKDEGAEVIIISAGIESQIAEMEDPDEREMFLGEYSLTESGLSKLIKASYKLLGLITYFTAGVKEVRAWTIHRGWKAPQAAGVIHSDFERKFIRAQVMKLADFEQFKTEAGVREAGKLSVEGKEYVVQDGDIMEFLHSA, encoded by the coding sequence ATGGGTTTACAATGTGGAATTGTGGGTTTACCGAACGTGGGCAAATCGACACTGTTTAATGCTATATCGAGCGGAAAAGCCGAAGCGGCTAACTACCCGTTCTGTACGATAGAACCAAACGTGGGGGTCGTAACCGTTCCCGACGAACGACTTGATGCGCTGGAAGGCCTAGTAAAGCCGCAGCGCGTGGTGCCAACCATCATCGAGTTCGTTGACATCGCCGGACTCGTGAAAGGCGCGAGTCAGGGGGCTGGGCTAGGCAACAAATTCCTGGCCAACATCCGCGAAGTTGACGCAATCGTGCACGTGATCCGGTGCTTTGAGGATGACAATATCGTTCACGTCGAAGGGAAGGTCAATCCTATTGCCGATAAGGAGATCATCGACGCGGAGCTTCAGCTGAAAGATCTGGAATCTGTCGATAAGAAGATTCAGCGCATTGACAAAGCGGCTCGCGTGGGCGACGCAAAAGCAAAAGCCGAGCTGGAAATTCTGAAGCGGTATAAAACAACGCTGGAGTCGGGGAAGAGCGCCCGTACGGTGCAGGCATCACCCGAAGAGCAGGAAGCTGCCATTGGTGATATTGCGCTGCTGACGGTGAAGCCGGTGATTTACGTCGCCAACGTTGATGAAGGATCACTGCCAAACGGCAATGCGTATTCTGACGCTCTGCGCGAGGCTCTCAAAGACGAGGGTGCGGAGGTTATCATCATCAGCGCAGGCATCGAATCGCAGATCGCTGAAATGGAAGATCCCGACGAACGGGAGATGTTTCTGGGCGAGTACAGCCTGACCGAGTCGGGTCTGAGCAAGCTGATCAAAGCGTCGTACAAACTGTTGGGTCTGATTACGTACTTCACGGCGGGCGTCAAGGAAGTTCGGGCGTGGACCATTCACCGGGGCTGGAAAGCACCCCAGGCCGCGGGCGTTATTCACTCCGACTTTGAGCGGAAGTTTATCCGGGCGCAGGTGATGAAGCTTGCCGACTTCGAGCAGTTCAAAACTGAAGCCGGTGTCCGGGAAGCCGGTAAACTCTCCGTTGAAGGCAAAGAA
- a CDS encoding septal ring lytic transglycosylase RlpA family protein: protein MSLIVSLMLFFNGMKSVEALPSLIQKGKASFYSKKFNGRKTAYGERVDAETLAGAHRSFPKNTLVEVTNLDNQRSVIVRINDRGPFAKGRVIDLTHAAARALGMISSGVANVSLRVVGKGNAVALAPIANTFDAPVDYQPMLQPVL, encoded by the coding sequence ATGAGTTTAATCGTATCCCTTATGCTGTTTTTTAACGGCATGAAGTCGGTGGAGGCTCTCCCGAGCCTCATACAGAAAGGCAAAGCGTCTTTTTACTCCAAAAAATTCAATGGTCGCAAGACCGCATACGGTGAGCGTGTCGACGCCGAAACACTGGCCGGAGCCCACCGTTCATTTCCGAAGAACACCTTGGTCGAAGTTACAAACCTCGACAATCAGCGTTCGGTAATTGTACGAATCAATGACCGTGGTCCTTTCGCCAAAGGCCGCGTTATCGATCTGACCCACGCGGCCGCCCGCGCCCTGGGGATGATCTCATCGGGAGTCGCTAATGTGTCGCTCCGGGTTGTTGGAAAAGGGAATGCCGTTGCTCTGGCCCCCATTGCCAATACATTCGATGCACCTGTCGATTATCAGCCTATGCTACAGCCTGTACTCTAA
- a CDS encoding TlpA family protein disulfide reductase — protein sequence MKTFLLSAFLGVLLLTTAHAQSGGAKISGHITGLKDTTCVLAHYYGSTQYIPKDTARVDGAGNFVFETSDKLPEGLYIAVAPKNRYIELILDSDQEFSFSTDTANVIQHMKVTGSKENELFYAYQQQLGKMYEGIQAMNAQKGIDATARAKQMSDLQQQAQTYRTQFLKDNTGTFAVKLLKATAEPEVPTAPKAANGRPDSVWVFNYFKKHFWDDFDFSDERFIRSPVLQRKLERYVKELTVQQPDSLIKEADFLVGRAKAGKNKEIKSYIIWYLTSQYERPTVMGTDGLYVHMFEKYYATGEMEVADPSVLKQIGERVATLKPTLVGKTMVPPTVSDTLGRPVSLANLKADYTVVYFFDPHCGHCRESAPKLKKFVDDYKGKGVEVVAVATAQTPEEWKKFIREFKLGKAINGYDYTAKTNYQKQYDVWTTPTVYILDKNKKILARKLPVEQIEDFILFQKRQQQASATAKASVKK from the coding sequence ATGAAAACCTTCTTATTGTCTGCCTTTCTGGGCGTCCTTCTGCTAACGACTGCTCATGCCCAATCGGGTGGGGCAAAAATAAGTGGCCACATCACGGGGCTGAAAGATACCACCTGCGTACTGGCCCACTATTACGGCTCAACGCAGTACATTCCTAAAGATACGGCCCGGGTCGATGGAGCTGGTAACTTCGTTTTTGAAACGTCCGATAAGCTTCCCGAAGGTCTTTACATTGCCGTAGCACCGAAAAACCGATATATCGAACTCATTCTGGACAGTGATCAGGAATTTTCTTTCTCAACCGATACGGCCAACGTGATTCAACACATGAAGGTGACTGGTTCGAAAGAAAACGAACTCTTTTACGCATACCAGCAGCAACTTGGCAAGATGTACGAGGGTATTCAGGCCATGAACGCGCAGAAGGGTATTGACGCCACTGCCCGTGCCAAGCAGATGAGCGATCTGCAGCAACAGGCGCAGACGTACCGCACGCAGTTCCTAAAAGACAATACGGGTACATTTGCCGTCAAGCTGCTCAAAGCAACGGCTGAACCTGAAGTGCCCACTGCGCCCAAAGCCGCCAATGGCCGGCCTGACTCGGTCTGGGTGTTTAATTACTTTAAGAAACACTTCTGGGATGATTTTGACTTCTCCGACGAGCGCTTTATTCGGTCGCCAGTGTTGCAGCGCAAGCTCGAACGTTACGTGAAAGAATTGACCGTGCAGCAACCCGACTCACTCATCAAAGAAGCGGACTTTCTAGTCGGCCGGGCCAAGGCCGGTAAAAACAAGGAGATCAAATCGTATATCATCTGGTACCTTACCAGTCAGTACGAACGCCCAACGGTGATGGGAACAGATGGCCTGTACGTTCACATGTTCGAGAAGTACTACGCTACGGGAGAAATGGAAGTGGCCGATCCCTCGGTGCTGAAACAGATTGGTGAACGGGTGGCTACGCTCAAACCGACGCTGGTTGGCAAAACAATGGTGCCGCCAACTGTCAGTGATACGTTAGGACGGCCGGTCTCACTGGCCAATCTGAAAGCAGACTACACCGTCGTGTATTTCTTCGACCCCCACTGCGGTCACTGCCGCGAGAGTGCTCCTAAACTGAAAAAGTTTGTGGACGATTACAAAGGCAAAGGCGTAGAAGTTGTGGCTGTCGCGACTGCGCAGACGCCGGAAGAATGGAAAAAGTTTATCCGGGAGTTTAAGCTGGGAAAAGCCATCAACGGGTATGACTACACCGCCAAGACCAACTACCAGAAGCAGTACGACGTGTGGACGACCCCTACTGTGTACATCCTGGACAAGAACAAGAAAATTCTGGCGCGCAAGTTACCCGTTGAGCAGATTGAGGATTTCATCCTCTTCCAGAAACGCCAGCAGCAGGCATCTGCTACGGCCAAGGCAAGTGTAAAGAAATAA
- a CDS encoding LamG domain-containing protein, translating into MTYRLLLLFLCLNTFFTYCFGQASSQLVACYTFSGNAQDGFGPNSGTVVGATLTNDRFGNPNSAYFFDGSSFIDLPAAPFTNPTYTLSAWVKPASFPSAWEAYTIFSFGEPNQCLTLANNPDYGGPVWNFFLYNTPGSIITTQSVGTNVWIHLTAIRAANEFILYLNGERVKTLAVTPPGPLTYSGELRACIGARPNPRSLIQFFSGAIDDVRVYRGVLSDAEVRVLYQATTCQTDFTLYPITSQPYVSLRNGSWNDPTVWSCGCVPTATDAVQVRHEITVPAAFHANALRVYIDKAARLTYGAGGRLLLAPR; encoded by the coding sequence ATGACCTACCGTTTACTGCTACTTTTTCTTTGTCTCAATACGTTTTTTACGTACTGTTTTGGTCAGGCCTCCAGCCAGTTGGTCGCCTGTTATACATTTTCAGGCAACGCTCAAGACGGTTTTGGCCCCAACAGCGGCACCGTTGTTGGAGCAACGCTGACCAACGACCGATTCGGGAATCCAAACAGCGCGTATTTCTTCGATGGAAGTTCATTCATCGACTTACCCGCGGCACCATTCACCAATCCTACGTATACGCTATCAGCTTGGGTAAAACCAGCTTCGTTTCCTTCCGCCTGGGAGGCTTATACCATCTTTTCGTTTGGCGAACCCAATCAGTGTCTGACATTAGCCAACAATCCCGACTACGGTGGCCCCGTCTGGAATTTTTTTTTGTATAATACGCCCGGTTCCATTATTACAACCCAGTCCGTTGGTACGAACGTATGGATTCATTTAACGGCTATCCGAGCCGCGAACGAGTTCATTCTCTACCTGAACGGTGAGCGCGTCAAGACGCTCGCGGTTACCCCTCCCGGTCCGCTGACGTACTCCGGCGAATTACGTGCCTGCATCGGAGCACGTCCTAATCCCAGATCGCTCATTCAGTTCTTTTCCGGAGCCATTGATGATGTACGCGTGTACCGGGGCGTCCTGTCCGACGCAGAAGTCCGGGTGCTGTATCAGGCAACCACCTGCCAGACCGATTTTACGCTGTATCCTATTACTTCCCAGCCTTATGTTTCGCTTCGGAATGGCAGCTGGAACGATCCCACGGTATGGTCCTGCGGCTGTGTTCCAACGGCAACTGATGCCGTTCAGGTACGGCACGAGATTACTGTTCCAGCCGCTTTCCATGCAAACGCGTTGCGGGTGTATATCGATAAAGCAGCTCGGTTGACTTACGGTGCGGGCGGGCGGTTATTGTTAGCTCCGCGTTAG
- a CDS encoding DUF58 domain-containing protein — translation MKEPLNLSQVRSFGNVEFLARQMVEGFITGLHKSPFHGFSVEFAEHRLYNMGETTRYIDWKVYGKTEKLFVKRYEEETNLRCHLLIDTSSSMYYPETGYGKMTFSVMAAACLAYMLQRQKDAVSLTTFADSIEVQTPIKSTPSHVHKLFTQLDQLMQQPKPLRKTSAAEVIHQVAEKINKRSLVVIFSDMFENVEKSDALFSALQHLRHNLHEVLIFHVTDKKTEEDFAFDERPYEFVDLETGEIVKAQPNQIRETYQQAVKSYFQDLKMRCGQYKIDFIEADIAQGFDQILTAYLVKRTKMK, via the coding sequence ATGAAAGAGCCCTTAAATCTAAGTCAGGTACGTTCGTTCGGGAATGTCGAATTCTTAGCCCGTCAGATGGTCGAAGGATTCATTACGGGGCTGCATAAGTCGCCGTTCCACGGGTTCTCCGTTGAGTTTGCCGAACACCGTCTGTATAACATGGGCGAAACCACGCGCTACATCGACTGGAAGGTATATGGCAAGACTGAAAAGCTGTTTGTTAAACGCTACGAGGAGGAAACGAACCTGCGCTGCCACCTGCTGATCGATACGTCGTCGTCGATGTATTACCCGGAAACTGGCTACGGTAAGATGACGTTCAGCGTGATGGCGGCCGCCTGTCTGGCTTACATGCTGCAGCGGCAGAAAGACGCCGTGAGCCTGACTACCTTCGCCGATTCAATTGAGGTACAAACGCCTATTAAGTCGACCCCGTCTCACGTTCATAAGCTTTTCACGCAACTCGATCAGTTGATGCAGCAGCCCAAACCGCTGCGCAAAACGTCGGCGGCTGAAGTCATTCACCAGGTGGCGGAGAAAATTAATAAGCGCTCGCTGGTTGTCATTTTCAGTGACATGTTCGAGAACGTTGAGAAATCAGACGCGCTTTTCTCGGCGCTGCAACACCTGCGGCACAATCTGCACGAAGTTCTGATTTTCCACGTAACGGATAAAAAAACCGAAGAAGACTTCGCGTTCGACGAGCGGCCCTATGAATTCGTTGACCTGGAAACGGGTGAAATTGTGAAAGCCCAGCCGAACCAAATCCGGGAGACGTACCAGCAGGCTGTAAAATCCTATTTCCAGGATCTGAAAATGCGTTGCGGTCAATACAAGATCGATTTCATTGAGGCCGACATCGCCCAGGGCTTCGACCAGATACTGACGGCGTACCTGGTTAAGCGAACAAAGATGAAATAG